The following proteins are encoded in a genomic region of Tuberibacillus sp. Marseille-P3662:
- a CDS encoding sugar kinase: protein MNDIVTIGDAMITFDPSSKGPMRNASSFKRKVGGAELNFALGCARLGSQTGWISRLGNDEFGRYIHNFVRGEGVDVSAVQFVDNHPTSLNFKEVMEGGSGRTFYYRDHSPTETLTMETLDESFIKNAKLLHVTGVFTALDQTKNIGLIKHAMTVAKNNGLLISLDPNIRLKLWDEDEARDALNAFLPYVDIMLTGVEEAELLFGVTDPKQIIDQCTSQGIATVAIKQGDQGSIGYHKGEFLKLSAVPPKKVVDTVGAGDGFDAGFVHGIMHDWPLEKTLRFANTIGSMVVSVEGDNEGLPYLDEVLVHLGEKDFIER, encoded by the coding sequence ATGAATGATATAGTGACGATTGGAGATGCGATGATCACATTTGATCCATCTTCCAAAGGCCCGATGCGGAATGCATCTTCTTTTAAGAGGAAAGTGGGGGGAGCTGAGTTGAACTTCGCTCTTGGCTGTGCACGATTGGGGTCGCAGACGGGATGGATCAGTCGTTTGGGAAACGATGAATTCGGAAGATACATTCACAACTTTGTACGAGGTGAAGGTGTTGATGTCTCGGCAGTTCAATTCGTGGATAATCATCCCACATCTTTGAATTTTAAAGAAGTGATGGAAGGCGGCAGTGGGCGAACTTTCTATTATCGTGATCATTCGCCGACAGAGACACTGACCATGGAGACATTGGATGAGTCTTTTATAAAAAACGCTAAGCTTCTGCATGTTACAGGGGTTTTCACAGCTCTTGATCAAACGAAGAATATTGGGTTGATTAAGCATGCGATGACAGTGGCCAAGAACAATGGATTACTCATCTCTCTTGACCCCAATATACGCCTGAAATTATGGGATGAAGATGAAGCCAGGGATGCTTTGAACGCGTTTTTACCATATGTCGACATCATGTTAACCGGTGTTGAGGAAGCTGAGCTTTTGTTTGGGGTGACGGACCCTAAGCAAATCATTGATCAATGCACATCCCAAGGCATAGCTACTGTCGCTATCAAACAAGGGGATCAGGGCTCCATTGGATATCATAAAGGGGAGTTCCTCAAGTTATCAGCTGTTCCGCCTAAGAAGGTGGTTGATACGGTTGGTGCCGGTGATGGATTTGATGCAGGGTTTGTTCACGGCATCATGCATGATTGGCCACTCGAGAAGACGTTACGCTTCGCCAATACGATTGGGTCAATGGTGGTTAGTGTGGAAGGCGACAATGAAGGGCTTCCTTATCTCGATGAAGTGCTCGTCCATTTAGGAGAAAAAGATTTCATAGAAAGGTAA
- the hxlA gene encoding 3-hexulose-6-phosphate synthase — protein sequence MTLQLALDRLTREQCFQVLTETASNVDWIEAGTGVIKAYGMEIVRELRQAYPNKTIVADMKTCDAGKHEAVQAFEAGADVTTVMAFSADQTIKDTVTVARQYEKRVMIDLLGVTDRTRLFELKDMGVNLVSLHFGKDMQTTGAFQADLFSLIQDISDVEVAVAGGIDLQTLPDIIKQRPEIVIAGSAITKQDNRSEVARQMKEVICDYEKHD from the coding sequence ATGACTCTACAGTTGGCCCTTGATCGATTAACGAGGGAGCAATGCTTTCAAGTTTTGACTGAAACAGCATCGAATGTGGACTGGATTGAGGCCGGCACGGGTGTTATTAAAGCGTACGGAATGGAAATTGTTAGGGAACTCAGACAAGCTTATCCTAATAAAACAATCGTTGCTGACATGAAAACATGCGATGCAGGAAAGCATGAAGCCGTCCAGGCATTTGAAGCGGGAGCGGATGTGACCACGGTTATGGCCTTTTCCGCAGATCAAACCATTAAGGATACGGTGACGGTTGCCCGCCAATATGAGAAGCGAGTCATGATTGACTTGCTGGGTGTGACTGATCGAACGAGATTATTTGAATTAAAAGATATGGGCGTCAATCTCGTTAGTTTACATTTTGGAAAAGATATGCAAACAACAGGGGCGTTTCAGGCGGATTTGTTCTCACTCATTCAAGATATTTCTGATGTTGAAGTCGCGGTTGCAGGAGGCATTGATTTGCAAACGCTGCCAGATATCATTAAACAGCGACCAGAAATTGTTATAGCAGGAAGTGCGATTACGAAGCAAGACAATCGCAGTGAAGTCGCTCGACAAATGAAAGAGGTGATATGTGACTATGAAAAACATGATTAA
- the hxlB gene encoding 6-phospho-3-hexuloisomerase — protein MKNMINTVAQEITHVLSSVDETQALLLSKKMNKSKRIFVSGEGRSGLMGKALAMRLMHGGFEVYVVGETITPNIENNDLLIAISGSGSTASLLQFATQAKEVGADVFLVTTNSDSKIAAISDGILVVPAATKKRRPEEPKTIQPLGNQFDQSVHLLLDAILIYTIQKGADTGSKYEEMTQRHSNLE, from the coding sequence ATGAAAAACATGATTAACACAGTTGCTCAAGAGATCACTCACGTACTATCCAGTGTGGATGAGACGCAGGCTTTATTATTATCTAAAAAAATGAATAAGAGCAAACGCATTTTTGTGTCAGGTGAAGGCCGCTCTGGACTTATGGGTAAAGCCCTCGCTATGCGGCTAATGCATGGAGGATTTGAAGTCTATGTAGTGGGAGAGACGATCACACCGAATATTGAAAACAATGATTTGTTGATTGCCATTTCAGGATCCGGATCAACGGCCTCTCTTTTACAGTTTGCAACGCAAGCAAAAGAGGTTGGCGCTGATGTTTTTCTTGTTACAACAAACTCTGATTCGAAAATTGCTGCAATCAGTGATGGGATTCTCGTTGTTCCAGCAGCGACCAAAAAGCGTCGGCCGGAAGAGCCGAAAACCATTCAACCGCTTGGTAATCAATTTGATCAATCCGTTCATTTGCTGCTTGACGCCATTCTTATATATACCATTCAAAAAGGGGCGGATACGGGATCTAAATATGAAGAGATGACCCAGCGTCATTCTAACTTGGAATAA
- a CDS encoding TRAP transporter substrate-binding protein: MKKIVSVLLVMVMTSVFALTGCGNGKEAGSKSGDGGKIKIVAAHNQTSPKNPYQKGMLKFKDVAEKQSNGNIEVEVHAGTLGTSESELVQKLKLGSADVVLVSPGFMAKTGIDEIQMFALPYMFDSYDHWEKVVDGEVGDRMADIINKKSNNTFKLLGYWSAGVRHYYGKKPLHSIDDIKGMKFRTQTSGPVSEYWKKTGAVPTSVAWGELYQGLQQGVVDAAENSYPYFVQQNHHKTENGQYITETAHDYTTRFLLINGKKFDSYTDKQKKTIMEAAEASVKAERKALHNQEEKYKKKAIEDGAEVNQINRQPFIDVAKPIQDKIAKKVGLEDVLKKIRDMK, encoded by the coding sequence ATGAAAAAAATCGTATCTGTATTGTTAGTTATGGTTATGACTTCGGTCTTCGCCTTGACAGGGTGTGGGAATGGTAAGGAAGCTGGCTCTAAATCTGGGGACGGCGGTAAGATTAAAATTGTTGCGGCTCATAACCAGACTTCACCGAAAAACCCGTATCAAAAAGGCATGTTAAAGTTTAAAGATGTCGCTGAGAAACAATCGAATGGCAATATTGAAGTGGAGGTTCATGCTGGGACACTTGGTACAAGTGAATCAGAACTGGTACAGAAACTGAAGCTGGGTTCTGCTGATGTCGTCCTTGTTTCACCAGGTTTTATGGCGAAAACAGGTATTGATGAAATACAAATGTTTGCACTTCCTTATATGTTCGACAGCTATGATCATTGGGAAAAAGTTGTTGATGGGGAAGTTGGAGACCGCATGGCGGATATCATTAATAAAAAGTCCAATAATACCTTTAAATTGCTAGGTTATTGGTCAGCAGGTGTTCGTCACTATTATGGTAAGAAACCGTTACATTCGATTGATGATATTAAAGGTATGAAATTTAGAACGCAAACGTCGGGTCCGGTATCCGAATATTGGAAGAAAACGGGTGCTGTCCCAACGTCCGTAGCATGGGGTGAACTCTATCAAGGACTTCAACAAGGTGTCGTTGATGCCGCTGAGAATTCCTATCCGTACTTTGTACAACAAAACCATCACAAAACAGAAAATGGTCAATATATTACAGAAACGGCCCATGATTATACGACGCGTTTCTTGTTAATCAACGGCAAGAAATTTGATTCTTATACCGACAAACAGAAAAAGACGATCATGGAGGCGGCTGAAGCTTCTGTTAAAGCAGAAAGAAAAGCGCTTCATAATCAAGAAGAAAAGTATAAGAAGAAGGCAATTGAGGATGGCGCCGAAGTCAATCAAATTAACCGCCAGCCATTCATCGATGTAGCAAAACCGATTCAAGATAAAATCGCCAAGAAGGTTGGCTTGGAAGATGTGCTTAAAAAAATTAGAGACATGAAATAA
- a CDS encoding TRAP transporter small permease — MFIKLLERIQITVGTLFLSIFFIDIVIQVMTRLLGISAVWTTEVAKYSFIWSVFMGAAVMLNRREHFKFDMLLNKLKGKARNVLYMINDLILLLFSFAIFYYGIDAVQSFWNYNWVSLPQMKMGYVWISVPIMGGTMVIYTIAHLIRTIKHFNREESVQ, encoded by the coding sequence ATGTTTATCAAACTTCTTGAGAGAATTCAAATAACGGTTGGAACCTTATTTTTATCGATTTTTTTCATTGATATTGTTATTCAGGTCATGACGAGGTTATTAGGCATCTCTGCCGTTTGGACCACTGAAGTGGCCAAATACTCTTTTATATGGTCAGTATTTATGGGAGCGGCAGTCATGCTTAATAGGAGAGAACACTTCAAGTTCGATATGTTGTTAAATAAGTTAAAAGGTAAGGCAAGAAATGTTTTATATATGATTAATGATCTTATTCTTTTACTATTTAGTTTCGCAATTTTCTATTATGGTATTGATGCGGTTCAAAGTTTCTGGAATTATAATTGGGTATCCTTGCCACAAATGAAGATGGGTTATGTGTGGATTTCCGTACCGATTATGGGAGGAACGATGGTTATTTACACGATTGCCCATTTAATAAGAACCATCAAACATTTTAATAGAGAGGAGTCCGTCCAATGA
- a CDS encoding TRAP transporter large permease, whose amino-acid sequence MIGTILVGLFVLLMLIGIPIAFVIGIVAFLGIMNVEYIPQVTVPVKMFNGLDSFVLLAVPLFILAANLMNSGQISQKLIDFALSVVGHIRGGLAHANILVSMLFAGVSGAAQADTAGVGKILIPNMKKQGYDTKNAVGITAASSTIGVIIPPSIPMIIYAGLTNVSVGALFLVGIIPGIVIGLGMMAVVYTFAMKRGYPTYQRASLKKFLKHFVQTIPALMTPVILIGGIVTGIFTATEAAAFASLYTVFVGMFFYKTLKLKDIPGILRDTLTLSSLSLFALAAASALGELMSYYQLSDWVQQFFTNNIDSKWVFLLIIIAFFLFIGTFMDAIPAMILFIPIILPVALAFDISPVILGIVTVMTLAVGLVTPPYGLCLLLAAKIGNLTIERSFGAVIPYISIIVVVLLAVAFIPGIVMYLPEKINPGLF is encoded by the coding sequence ATGATTGGGACTATACTTGTTGGTTTATTTGTCTTGCTGATGCTTATCGGGATCCCGATTGCTTTTGTTATTGGCATTGTTGCTTTTCTCGGAATCATGAATGTTGAGTATATCCCTCAAGTGACGGTTCCGGTTAAAATGTTCAACGGTCTCGATTCCTTTGTTCTGTTGGCCGTGCCGTTATTTATTCTGGCGGCGAATCTCATGAACAGCGGCCAGATTTCGCAAAAATTGATCGACTTTGCACTCTCTGTAGTCGGACATATCCGCGGGGGACTGGCTCATGCTAACATCCTTGTATCCATGCTTTTTGCCGGCGTATCGGGTGCGGCTCAAGCTGATACGGCGGGTGTCGGGAAAATCTTGATTCCGAACATGAAAAAACAAGGGTATGATACAAAGAATGCCGTTGGAATCACGGCTGCTTCATCCACGATTGGCGTCATTATTCCACCGAGTATTCCGATGATTATCTATGCCGGGCTGACGAATGTTTCTGTGGGGGCTCTATTTTTAGTTGGAATCATTCCCGGGATTGTAATAGGTTTGGGCATGATGGCCGTTGTCTATACGTTTGCTATGAAGAGAGGCTATCCGACATATCAGCGCGCATCGTTGAAGAAATTCTTGAAGCATTTTGTTCAGACGATTCCGGCATTAATGACTCCTGTTATTCTGATTGGTGGTATTGTTACAGGAATCTTCACGGCAACTGAGGCCGCAGCATTTGCTTCTTTATATACTGTATTTGTGGGCATGTTCTTCTACAAGACACTGAAGTTGAAAGATATTCCGGGGATTTTACGGGATACATTGACTTTAAGTTCACTATCTCTGTTCGCTTTAGCGGCTGCTAGTGCCCTCGGGGAACTGATGAGTTATTATCAACTTTCTGATTGGGTACAGCAATTCTTTACGAATAACATTGATAGTAAATGGGTGTTCTTACTCATTATTATTGCTTTCTTCTTGTTCATTGGAACATTTATGGATGCGATTCCAGCCATGATTTTGTTCATTCCAATTATTTTGCCCGTCGCTTTAGCGTTTGACATCAGTCCAGTCATTCTTGGAATTGTCACGGTTATGACGCTGGCGGTTGGTTTAGTGACCCCACCTTATGGGTTGTGTCTACTACTGGCCGCTAAAATTGGTAACCTAACGATTGAGCGATCGTTTGGTGCTGTGATTCCGTATATTTCAATTATTGTGGTTGTACTACTTGCAGTCGCCTTTATCCCGGGTATTGTTATGTACCTACCTGAAAAGATCAATCCGGGGTTGTTTTGA
- a CDS encoding 5-methyltetrahydropteroyltriglutamate--homocysteine S-methyltransferase, with translation MTQQANQVIQQQSLLHRQKPPYRADQVGSLLRSERIKTARSQKTAGDISAEQLRLIENEEITRIVEKQKEIGLQAVTDGEFRRSWWHFDFLEGLDGVESYEADTGIQFQQQQTKARAIKVTGKLDFTDHPMLEDYKFLHSIAGDHTAKMTIPSPSMLHFRGEIDEHAYRDQEAFFHDLALTYKKAIQAFYDAGCRYLQLDDTSWAYFCSEEQKEQMRARGLDPNELTTLYAKMINEAIADRPNDLTITMHICRGNFRSTWIASGGYEPVAETLFAGLNIDGFFLEYDSDRAGGFEPLRFVQRPDLQVVLGLITSKFGELENPEDIKRRIDEASRFVDVNQLCLSPQCGFASTEEGNLLTEDQQWAKLRHGIDIAQDVWK, from the coding sequence ATGACTCAACAGGCTAATCAAGTCATCCAGCAACAATCATTACTTCATCGGCAAAAGCCACCCTATCGAGCGGATCAGGTCGGTAGTTTGTTAAGATCAGAACGCATTAAAACAGCGCGTTCGCAGAAGACTGCCGGTGACATCTCTGCTGAACAATTACGGCTGATTGAAAATGAAGAGATTACCCGCATCGTCGAGAAACAAAAAGAAATTGGATTACAGGCGGTCACAGACGGAGAATTCCGCCGAAGCTGGTGGCATTTTGATTTTCTTGAAGGTCTCGATGGCGTTGAGAGTTATGAAGCCGATACAGGCATCCAATTTCAACAACAACAAACTAAGGCCCGGGCGATTAAAGTGACCGGCAAACTGGACTTCACGGATCACCCAATGCTGGAAGATTACAAGTTTCTGCATAGCATCGCTGGCGATCATACCGCCAAAATGACGATTCCGAGCCCGAGTATGCTTCATTTTCGCGGGGAAATTGACGAACATGCTTACCGTGATCAAGAAGCGTTTTTTCATGATTTAGCCCTTACGTATAAAAAAGCAATTCAAGCTTTTTATGATGCGGGCTGTCGCTATCTTCAGCTTGATGACACATCGTGGGCTTATTTTTGCTCAGAAGAACAAAAAGAGCAAATGCGCGCCCGGGGATTAGATCCTAATGAACTAACCACTTTGTATGCAAAAATGATTAATGAAGCCATCGCGGATCGTCCTAATGATCTCACGATTACCATGCACATATGCCGGGGTAATTTCCGCTCAACATGGATTGCATCTGGCGGTTATGAACCCGTGGCAGAAACACTCTTTGCCGGCCTTAATATCGATGGATTTTTCCTAGAATATGATAGCGATCGGGCAGGTGGATTTGAGCCTCTTCGTTTTGTGCAACGACCCGATCTGCAGGTTGTCCTTGGCTTAATTACATCCAAATTTGGTGAATTGGAAAATCCCGAAGATATCAAGCGTCGCATTGATGAGGCATCGCGTTTTGTCGATGTGAACCAATTATGCCTCAGTCCACAATGTGGATTTGCATCAACAGAAGAAGGTAATTTGCTCACAGAAGACCAACAATGGGCAAAATTGCGACACGGCATTGATATCGCTCAAGATGTTTGGAAGTAA
- a CDS encoding ParM/StbA family protein: MSQSRVAAIDVGNDSVKALFGKLDSELYIPNVTAIDTEDRPVIGIEDLDKKDPLDGIHIRVHSPALQENNTIYRVGNLATKADNATELDPGSSKSEEDQTLVMLLASMALDAVKPENKQVFNRSNQVVEANYTLGTGLPLREVKEGKDVGYRSQLLGSVHQVEFLVTPKYQGLKVNIKLDEVKIYPEGFAAFINLVMDNNLNIINKDLIDKQILIQDIGGLSTDIAVIRNRNVDDDKAQGYNLGVSEALETIRDEINKKHGVELDSRRDVVDIITKKNDRNHIMVKGSRTSVHDITDRVLLELAKKQYRHLRNTWQRNSQTEICYFVGGGSSVLKDYIKTLNNSLDGFNIDFFEDEKESIWMMANAYYKLISEFIQQQSKDKQEKPAEKQKAASNK; encoded by the coding sequence GTGAGTCAATCGAGAGTAGCGGCCATTGATGTCGGAAACGATTCGGTGAAAGCTTTATTCGGAAAGTTAGATTCAGAATTATACATACCAAATGTCACAGCCATCGATACAGAGGATCGTCCCGTCATTGGCATTGAAGACTTGGACAAGAAGGACCCATTAGATGGTATCCATATTAGGGTTCACTCCCCTGCCCTACAAGAAAATAACACCATTTATCGGGTTGGTAATCTAGCAACTAAGGCAGACAACGCTACTGAGTTAGATCCTGGTAGCAGTAAATCAGAAGAAGATCAGACTTTAGTGATGTTGCTAGCTTCTATGGCTTTAGATGCCGTCAAACCGGAAAATAAACAAGTCTTTAATCGGTCTAATCAAGTTGTTGAAGCTAATTACACATTGGGTACTGGGTTGCCGCTTCGTGAAGTGAAAGAAGGCAAGGATGTCGGCTATCGCTCGCAATTGCTTGGTTCCGTTCACCAAGTGGAGTTTTTGGTCACGCCAAAATATCAAGGTCTTAAAGTTAATATCAAACTGGATGAAGTTAAAATTTACCCTGAAGGCTTTGCTGCTTTTATTAATCTTGTGATGGATAACAACTTGAATATTATTAATAAAGATTTAATTGATAAGCAAATCTTGATTCAGGATATCGGTGGTTTATCCACGGATATTGCTGTGATTCGGAATCGCAATGTCGATGATGACAAGGCGCAAGGGTATAACTTAGGTGTATCTGAAGCCTTGGAAACGATTAGAGATGAAATTAATAAGAAGCATGGGGTTGAATTGGACAGCCGACGTGATGTGGTTGATATCATTACGAAGAAAAATGACCGTAACCACATTATGGTCAAAGGTAGCCGGACCAGCGTTCACGACATTACGGATCGGGTGCTTCTTGAATTAGCGAAGAAACAATATCGTCATTTGCGCAATACGTGGCAAAGAAACTCGCAAACGGAAATCTGTTATTTTGTCGGCGGCGGATCTAGTGTATTAAAAGATTATATTAAGACCTTAAATAATAGTTTAGATGGATTTAATATCGATTTCTTTGAAGATGAGAAAGAGAGCATTTGGATGATGGCTAATGCTTACTACAAGTTGATTAGTGAATTCATCCAACAACAGAGCAAAGATAAACAAGAAAAACCAGCCGAGAAACAAAAAGCAGCATCCAATAAATAA
- a CDS encoding ATP-binding cassette domain-containing protein — translation MTNIIEVEDLKKRYKDVEAVKGVDLQVKTGEIFGFLGPNGAGKSTTINMLSTIIRPSEGIARVNGYDNVKQKNDVRASIGLIFQESTLDEKLTANENLKLHCKFYGVEKDKREARIQEVLEIVDLTDKRSNIVQTFSGGMKRRLEIARGLLHYPRVLFLDEPTVGLDPQTRNHIWEYILKLKEKAGITIFLTTHYMDEAEICDRVAVMDHGELIALDTPEQLKTNVGGDILEISTEDNSAAKKMIEDTYQAEVTESSEDTLTFNVNKGNEFLVNFVKKFEIPITSVNLRRPTLNDVFLHLTGREIREETLSQRDIAKQNMRRGRG, via the coding sequence ATGACTAATATCATCGAAGTTGAGGATTTAAAGAAACGGTATAAAGACGTCGAGGCGGTTAAGGGCGTTGATTTGCAAGTTAAAACGGGCGAGATTTTTGGATTTCTAGGTCCAAATGGAGCTGGTAAGAGTACAACGATTAATATGCTATCGACGATTATCAGACCATCGGAAGGAATCGCTCGTGTCAACGGGTACGATAATGTGAAGCAGAAGAATGATGTCCGTGCCAGCATTGGGTTGATATTTCAGGAGTCAACGCTTGATGAGAAGTTAACAGCTAACGAAAATTTGAAGCTTCATTGCAAGTTCTATGGTGTTGAAAAAGATAAGCGGGAGGCGCGTATTCAGGAAGTGTTGGAAATCGTGGATTTAACAGATAAACGGTCAAACATCGTACAGACGTTTTCCGGAGGTATGAAGCGGCGGCTTGAAATTGCTAGAGGGTTGCTTCACTATCCCAGAGTACTCTTTTTAGATGAACCGACAGTTGGACTGGATCCACAGACGCGTAACCATATTTGGGAATATATTTTAAAATTAAAGGAAAAAGCCGGGATTACGATATTCCTAACGACACACTACATGGATGAAGCGGAAATTTGCGATCGTGTGGCTGTCATGGATCATGGGGAATTAATTGCGCTTGATACACCAGAGCAGTTGAAAACCAATGTTGGTGGCGATATTTTGGAGATTTCAACTGAAGATAATTCAGCCGCGAAAAAGATGATTGAAGACACTTATCAGGCGGAAGTAACTGAGTCAAGTGAAGACACGTTAACCTTTAATGTGAATAAAGGCAATGAGTTTTTGGTTAATTTTGTTAAAAAGTTCGAAATACCCATAACAAGTGTAAATTTACGGCGTCCCACTTTAAACGATGTTTTTTTGCATCTGACAGGCCGGGAAATTAGAGAAGAGACCCTGTCGCAGCGTGATATAGCCAAACAAAACATGCGAAGGGGGCGCGGATAG
- a CDS encoding ABC transporter permease: protein MEGMLAIWQRDVIKFFRDRARLIGSFAMPFMFLILFGSGMSGAMASMLGGGMSSGPLSDFDFVEFMFPGIIGMTVFNTAIFSALSVVQDKEFGYMREILVSPMSRVAIAIGKILGGSTVAVFQGLLMLIFVPFIGVSISVLMVLKLIPVMFLVAFALSSIGLLIASALKTSQGFQMVIQVLVFPMLFLSGALFPLNGMPIWMNILVKINPLTYAVDMFKKIILQPDQMTAALREAMGLNLSLFDHIMTLPQEILGVALLSVVFVILATMRFSRTET from the coding sequence ATGGAAGGTATGCTAGCGATTTGGCAACGTGATGTCATTAAATTTTTTAGGGATCGTGCCCGGTTGATTGGCTCCTTTGCCATGCCCTTCATGTTTCTCATTTTGTTTGGAAGTGGTATGAGTGGTGCGATGGCATCGATGCTAGGCGGTGGAATGTCATCCGGACCGCTAAGTGATTTTGACTTTGTGGAGTTCATGTTTCCTGGCATTATCGGAATGACGGTTTTTAATACAGCGATTTTTTCAGCTTTATCAGTTGTTCAAGACAAGGAATTTGGCTATATGCGCGAGATTCTGGTATCGCCTATGTCCCGGGTAGCGATAGCGATTGGTAAAATTCTTGGCGGTAGTACGGTTGCGGTGTTTCAAGGTTTGCTTATGCTCATTTTTGTTCCCTTTATCGGTGTGTCGATTTCGGTTCTTATGGTATTGAAATTGATTCCGGTCATGTTCTTAGTTGCGTTTGCGTTATCCTCTATTGGATTGCTCATAGCAAGTGCTCTCAAGACATCGCAGGGGTTTCAGATGGTGATTCAAGTGTTAGTCTTCCCGATGCTGTTCCTATCTGGTGCGCTGTTTCCACTTAACGGAATGCCTATTTGGATGAACATCTTAGTTAAAATCAATCCGCTTACTTACGCTGTGGATATGTTCAAAAAGATTATTTTACAACCTGACCAAATGACTGCGGCCTTAAGAGAAGCCATGGGCCTCAATTTATCGCTCTTTGACCATATTATGACCTTACCACAAGAAATTCTTGGTGTCGCATTACTTAGCGTTGTTTTTGTCATTCTTGCAACAATGCGGTTTTCGCGTACGGAGACCTAA
- a CDS encoding aldo/keto reductase, translated as MHYRQLGNTGLEVSEVSFGTWAIGGAWGKTNDEEALKGLQRAIDAGVNFFDTADVYGDGHSEALLAKATQGQEDKIHIGTKFCRAGDIHDPANYSYEAVKTYCENSLKRLNRERIDLYQIHCPSFDILKDGQVFTVLDQLKQEGKIRHYGVSVETVEEGQFCLENPNVSTLQVIFNIFRQKPLEQLLPKAKEQGVGILARVPLASGLLTGKFKKQTAFEADDHRHFNREGEAFNVGETFAGLEFNKGVELSEQLNWITENRGNMTRAALRWILDQQGISCVIPGFRNVKQVEDSLQAADVPSFSQDELKQLRAFYDQEVHENIRGVY; from the coding sequence ATGCACTATCGTCAATTAGGGAATACCGGTTTAGAAGTTAGTGAAGTCAGCTTTGGGACTTGGGCCATTGGTGGAGCTTGGGGGAAAACCAATGATGAAGAGGCACTGAAGGGCCTACAGCGGGCTATTGATGCCGGCGTGAATTTTTTTGATACAGCTGATGTTTATGGTGATGGGCATAGTGAAGCATTGTTGGCCAAAGCCACTCAAGGTCAAGAAGACAAAATACATATTGGAACTAAATTTTGTCGTGCTGGGGATATTCATGACCCAGCGAACTATTCCTATGAGGCTGTTAAAACTTACTGTGAAAACAGCTTGAAACGGTTGAATCGTGAACGCATTGATCTTTATCAAATTCACTGTCCTTCTTTTGATATTTTAAAGGACGGGCAAGTGTTTACGGTTCTTGATCAGCTAAAGCAGGAAGGCAAAATTCGCCACTATGGTGTCAGTGTCGAAACGGTGGAAGAAGGCCAGTTTTGCCTTGAAAATCCGAATGTCAGCACATTACAGGTTATATTTAACATTTTTCGCCAGAAACCACTGGAACAATTGTTGCCAAAAGCCAAAGAACAAGGCGTTGGTATTTTGGCCCGTGTACCACTTGCGAGCGGGTTATTAACAGGCAAGTTTAAAAAACAAACCGCCTTTGAAGCGGATGATCATCGACATTTTAATCGCGAGGGTGAGGCTTTCAATGTCGGCGAAACATTTGCAGGACTTGAATTTAATAAGGGTGTTGAGTTAAGTGAACAACTTAATTGGATAACTGAAAATAGAGGGAATATGACAAGAGCTGCTTTGCGCTGGATTCTTGATCAGCAAGGAATATCGTGTGTAATCCCTGGGTTTAGAAATGTTAAGCAAGTTGAAGATAGTTTGCAGGCAGCGGATGTACCGTCCTTTAGTCAGGATGAACTCAAGCAATTAAGGGCATTTTATGATCAAGAGGTTCATGAGAACATCCGGGGTGTTTATTAA